From Impatiens glandulifera chromosome 7, dImpGla2.1, whole genome shotgun sequence:
GAAGTCATTTAGAAAAACATGACAAAATCAAaggaaaatcaaatattatggaaaattctgaagaaaacaATGTAGGAAAGCAGGGGAAGAAGACTTTTGAAGAAATTAATCTAGGAAAGCAAGGAAAGAATGAAGGAGTCTAGAAGGTTGGTTACAATGAAAGAGCTAATTTGTTTGGCCTCAAAAATCAAATCACCAAGCTTTTGATGCATTCTAAAAAAGAAGATATTGTTCTTAATAAGGAGAAACTCCAGCATATAACAATTCAACTCAATATGCATTATCTTCAGAACTAGAATCTGCTAAAGAAGAAAGAATATGAAGAGATGGTAAACTGGAAAGTGGATATAATGAGGGAGTTGATGAAGACCCCTAAATCGAAGACCTATAGTATCAGGAGCAACTCTACTTGAAAAGTAAATGAGGTATGGATTAAAAATGCAGGAAAGAAAGCTAAAAATCATTCCTACAAAGGGAAAATCTTTTTGGggaatgttaaaacaaaagtggaggtacttaattctccttttgaatttaaacttccTAGTGAAGTAGAAGAAAAGTGCATtaaggaatgggaaaatgtgGTGGTAGggaattatatttgaaaaaatagagtatcattctcaGTCACTATAGAAGCTTTAATGAAACAGTGGAAGGAAAATGGGATGGAGAAGATCTCTATAAATATTCATGATCTCTACTTTCTTCAATTCAAGAATGGGTCGAATTTGGATGACATTCTGAataatgggcatacatataatGGATCaaactgtatgaagttggaaaTATGGTTCGAAGATTTGTACCTATTAAATAAACCTAAGTAGACAacacaaatatggttcaagaATATCCCTGCACACATGTACAAGACAGAAGtcattagtcattttgcagggtTATTAGgaaaaccattatacatggacccaaaAACAGAAGGAGTAGAACATTTATcttttgctagaattagcatagaGATGAATCCTCATAGCACATTCCCGAATAATATGACAATTGTCAACAAGAAAGGAAAATATAATGTCATGGGAATCACTTATGAATGGAGACCAGACATGTGTGAattctgcaatactttccagCATGTCAGCATAAAATGTGCTCAAGCTATGGAAGATGAGCAAAAAATACTGAAAGACCAAGAAGCAAAAAATCAGGAAAAAGAAATAGGGGAGTCTAAAAGTAAAGAGGAAAATGTGGAGTAAGAGAAAGAAGCAAAAACCAAGGAGGACTCTGAAAATGAAGAAAgcaatgaaattgaagaaaatatattaagaggGCTTTTGTTGAAGAAGAGAACAAAGATAGAAATGAAacagagaatgaagaagatacATGAAgtttattctcaaacaagtcaagCTGTAATACAGAAAACCATAAAGGAGGATACTGAGAATAATCAAGCTGAAGAAGATGTTACCAAGGCTGTTGTAGAGGATACCATAGATGAAGCTGAAGGAAGAAAATACAAGAATCCTAAGACTAATCTAGAAATttaagttgagaacaacaaggtgtaGAGCCCGAGAATCctggaaaataattttttctatcaaatcagaacgggttcatataaagaaagaaatcaaaatgagaatatgcagTATTCATCAAACTCTTTAGTTCATCCCCATTTTATTGCAAGAGGAAGAGGATGAGGAAGGACTAAGGGAGAGGAAGACAATATGTTGATACAAcaggttggtatggaaataaatattctaattgagatgattaaaatttgatacagtttatgatctttgtttgtaatctttgtttgtatgtttgattgttactaatcattttctttagggtcgtttgattgtcatccttaaatCATAGTtaaggtttgtctagctttgatgattgacctcacacttttgggattttaattaaattattttaaccgttttcccaaaaaaaaaaaatcaaagaaaaagattattttgacataataaagaatttttaaTTCTAGTTTCTGCATATGTCAAtgggtatgaacaaagattgagaagagttgttgaatgtctctcGTCATTGAAATAGCGTAGTTACCCAAATTTACttggtgttataaactctatgattttatcttatAAGGGTTTTTGAATGGAAGTGGAGGTATAATGATCTATCTCGTGAATGGATCGAGCATTGAAGATTTATGTGTAGCTAATAACATTTTGAAGGAGCGATATACGTGATGGGAGAGATTATTATTCTTCTAAGGGCTTTCGAGTGAAAGTGGATGTCGAAAAGTTATCTCATCAATGGCTCGAGCAAATGTGAAGATTGAAGTGTTGAACCCACTAATTTCTTGATGGCTTGACTTTGGTGAAGGTGGAGATTGATGGGTATTGCTCGTGTATTTCCTAAGGGACGTTAAATTCGTCAAGGTAGAAattgttgaatttgtaatttattcttCACATCTTAATAAGCGTGGTATTCACCCAAGGTTGAGATTGTTAGGTTTTgagctcatattttattagagtttatacaTTGTAATTGGGCACTAAGCTTTTATTGGGCCTAGGAGTAGTAGTTAGTCTTTTGACTTTTGAtatactcctataaatagagacttgtAACAAaaggttacttggaccattattccatagaaaaaatcaataaaatggatGAGTTCGAGGATGTAGCATTGTTGGCCAAACCTtattatatcttgtgttctttattattttttatctttatatatatatatatatattattttatcgtaTGTTTAGTTAGATCTTTAATCAACAAAAgtgtaaataaattttaatttttggcTGTATGAAACCACTCTAAGATAATATTCATTTTCGGCACGAACTAGATGACTGAGTAACTTTGAATTTACTGATTCTCCaaggaaaaattatttgaagaaatGAACTTATTGTTTCTGAATAAAGAGAAATAGACTATACACTAAGATTTGATGATAAATCTGAGAATTAAGGTTTTGACTTTTGACATTTCCTAAAGATGATGCAGGGAATATGGGTGGCACATTCGGTTCGGACTTAGTCAAACTCGAGTTTTGATTGAGCGGCTAAACTCATTTTCCGTTCAAGAGAACAACCTTGTTCTATACAACCTGTGTCGCTTACAAACCCAAGTCCATACCAAGCTTTCAAAATCTTGATCATCTTCAACTAACTTCTTTCAGCACGTGAATTAGTTGATGGATATCATTGAGTGTTCATCTATAAATACTACAGTAACTAGAATGAGTGCATTCTTGAGCACCATTTATTCCTTTTTATTGACAAATGGTATTGCATTGCTATTATATTAATAGACTtcgttaatatttatttgagatttgATTTCTTGAGTCAGTCCTTCACTTTTAGATCACGTCAAGTCCgctatcaatatttattttctcttaacttttatgtttttttttttaagtattctTACTATCTTGTAATAAAAGTAAATACCTTTCTTAACAAAGATTAtgaatttatgattattattcaTACTTCTCGCTAGAGCTTCATAGAGATATGTTACACTTCTTCACTTGTCTCCTAAGAGATTAagttcttattatatttatacataactCTTTTCCCGGCCAAGTTTTATTTCATAAGGAACATGAGAACTTTCTCATGTGTCTGGATATATAGTTGGCGTCACTTAGCACCAACGCACGCAATATCGCCCACCAGGTCCCCAACCACAGCACCGACGGCCATACTGATCAAACGAGTACTGCATTTCTTCTCTTTTGGCTTCTTCTTCGTATGCCTTGAGAGCTGCCACCTCTTCAGCGTTACGACACCACCGCACACAATATCGCTTTCCAGGTCCCCAACCGCAACACTTACGACGAAACTGATCCTCCGAATACTGCGTTCCTCCCACTACTCCAGCTTGTAGTTCATATGCCTCGAAAGCTGCCACCTCTTCTGCGTTACGACACCACCGAACACAATATCGCTTTCCAGGTCCCCAACCGCAACACCGGCGACCATACTGATCCTCCGAGTATTGAGGTTCACCGCCAGCTACCACATGGTCTGGTTTCTTCTTATCCTCCTCTACATATCATGAATACCATAAacaataataagaatatattgattaattagttttc
This genomic window contains:
- the LOC124910675 gene encoding antimicrobial peptides-like, which gives rise to MVHKSVVFGVILLFIFSAIAKADSNPLKEEDKKKPDHVVAGGEPQYSEDQYGRRCCGWGPGKRYCVRWCRNAEEVAAFEAYELQAGVVGGTQYSEDQFRRKCCGWGPGKRYCVRWCRNAEEVAALKAYEEEAKREEMQYSFDQYGRRCCGWGPGGRYCVRWC